The Geomonas ferrireducens genome includes a window with the following:
- the fdh gene encoding formate dehydrogenase, producing the protein MAKNGWALKWPALRQLAEGDPTGLGESAMSERTRNLRARIADADKVVGSVCPFCGVGCGQKVYVKDGRIMDIEGDYDSPISQGCLCPKGSATMQLVTGTHRTMSVLYRRPYGRKWEKIPLDKAMDMVAERVKKARDETWEEQHEKGHPLRRTLGIAHLGGATLDNEENYLLKKLFTALGIVQVENQARIUHSSTVPGLGISFGRGGATTFQQDLQNSDCIVIQGSNMAECHPVGFRWVMEAKRRGATIIHVDPRFTRTSAVADIHVPIRPGSDIAFLGALVNYIISNDLWFKEYVVNYTNAAALVSEDYKDTEDLDGLFSGWDHEKGQYDPSSWQYRGLDVTPAAGHREMFSGEPRAERGAIVSAEQHDYTLTDPLCVFQIIKRHYSRYTPEMVEEACGVPRELFEKVARALCENSGPERTGAFCYAVGWTQHSVGVQYIRTAAIVQLLLGNIGRPGGGIMALRGHASIQGSTDIPTLYNMLPGYLPMPKASYDTDLQKYIEYNESASGWWSEFPKYMVSLLKAWYGPAATLQNDWCYDYLPHITGDHSHMVTVAAMADALIQGYFVMGENPAVGSMNCALQRKGLRNLKWLVVRDFAPTETAEFWHNAPEVVSGQVRTEDIGTEVFFFPCAAHTEKDGSFTNTQRLLQWHHKAVEPPGDCRSELHFAWHLGRRLKELYRASSAPKDRAIRDLTWDYRSIGAIEEPDAEEVLAEIGGYTLGDKKSLSGYKELKNDGSTVCGCWIYCGCYKDGTNQAAQRKPASEQSWVAPEWGWAWPANRRLLYNRASADPQGRPWSERKKYVWWDAGEKKWTGVDNPDFIVGRSPDYRPGPDAKGIDTLSGIDPFIMQAEGKAWLYDPNGLLDGPLPTHYEPEESVLKNPLYGQQCNPARMEWIRKENPYHKAWGDPDYPFIATTYRLTEHHTAGGMTRWVPWLCELQPEMFVEVSPELAALRGLKNGGWATVSTVRGEIEARVLVTERMHSFVQQGRTLHTVGIPYHWSWIGRSTGDAANELTAFVADPNVSIEESKAFSVQIVAGRRSRKRRAAASGPLVDREVEGPERDQPEVREKPAGKHGLHAGKTELTEEA; encoded by the coding sequence ATGGCAAAAAACGGATGGGCGCTGAAATGGCCGGCACTGAGACAACTCGCTGAAGGAGATCCGACTGGTTTGGGGGAAAGCGCCATGTCGGAGAGGACTCGAAACCTCAGAGCCCGCATCGCAGACGCTGACAAGGTCGTGGGTTCCGTCTGCCCCTTCTGCGGTGTCGGGTGCGGCCAAAAGGTTTATGTCAAAGACGGCAGGATCATGGACATAGAGGGAGACTACGACTCGCCCATTTCCCAGGGATGCCTATGTCCGAAAGGTTCTGCGACCATGCAGTTGGTCACCGGGACGCACCGCACTATGAGCGTCCTTTACCGCCGACCTTACGGTCGGAAATGGGAAAAGATCCCTCTTGATAAGGCCATGGACATGGTCGCCGAACGGGTGAAAAAGGCGCGGGACGAGACATGGGAAGAGCAGCACGAAAAGGGTCATCCGCTCAGGCGCACGCTCGGTATTGCGCACCTTGGCGGCGCGACCCTCGACAATGAAGAGAACTACCTGTTAAAGAAGCTCTTCACCGCGCTCGGGATCGTTCAAGTCGAGAACCAGGCCCGTATATGACATTCCTCCACCGTCCCCGGTCTGGGGATATCGTTCGGCAGGGGAGGGGCCACGACCTTCCAGCAGGACCTGCAGAACTCTGACTGCATCGTAATCCAGGGCTCCAACATGGCCGAGTGCCACCCTGTCGGGTTCCGCTGGGTCATGGAGGCCAAACGTCGCGGGGCCACCATCATCCACGTCGATCCCCGGTTCACCCGCACCAGCGCCGTTGCCGACATCCACGTACCGATTCGGCCCGGCAGCGACATCGCCTTTCTCGGCGCCCTCGTCAACTACATCATCAGCAACGACCTCTGGTTCAAGGAGTACGTGGTCAACTACACGAACGCGGCAGCTCTCGTCTCCGAGGACTACAAAGACACGGAAGACCTGGACGGCCTGTTCAGCGGCTGGGACCACGAAAAAGGGCAGTACGACCCCTCCTCCTGGCAATACCGTGGTTTGGATGTAACCCCGGCTGCGGGGCACCGTGAGATGTTTTCCGGCGAGCCGAGGGCGGAACGCGGCGCCATCGTGAGCGCCGAACAACACGACTACACGCTTACCGACCCGCTCTGCGTTTTCCAGATCATAAAGAGGCATTACTCGCGTTACACGCCGGAGATGGTCGAGGAGGCGTGCGGCGTGCCGCGTGAGCTCTTCGAGAAGGTGGCTCGCGCCCTCTGCGAGAATTCCGGCCCTGAGCGCACCGGTGCGTTCTGCTACGCGGTCGGGTGGACGCAGCACTCGGTAGGGGTGCAGTACATCCGTACTGCGGCCATCGTACAGCTTCTTTTGGGCAATATCGGCAGGCCAGGCGGCGGCATAATGGCCTTGCGAGGACACGCGTCGATCCAGGGCTCAACGGATATCCCGACCCTCTACAACATGCTCCCTGGGTACCTTCCCATGCCGAAGGCTTCCTACGACACCGACCTCCAGAAGTACATCGAGTACAACGAGTCCGCCTCCGGCTGGTGGAGCGAGTTCCCGAAATACATGGTTTCCCTTCTCAAGGCATGGTACGGGCCTGCCGCTACCCTGCAGAACGACTGGTGCTACGACTATCTGCCGCACATAACCGGTGACCACTCGCACATGGTGACGGTAGCCGCGATGGCAGACGCGCTCATCCAGGGGTATTTCGTCATGGGGGAAAACCCGGCCGTAGGCTCGATGAACTGCGCACTGCAGCGCAAGGGGCTTCGCAACCTCAAGTGGCTCGTGGTGCGTGACTTCGCACCGACGGAGACGGCCGAGTTCTGGCACAACGCGCCGGAGGTCGTATCAGGCCAGGTACGCACCGAGGATATCGGGACCGAAGTCTTCTTTTTCCCCTGCGCAGCCCACACCGAAAAGGACGGCAGCTTCACGAATACCCAGCGTCTGTTGCAGTGGCACCACAAAGCGGTGGAGCCTCCGGGCGACTGCCGCTCCGAGCTTCATTTCGCCTGGCATCTGGGGAGGCGCCTCAAAGAGCTGTATCGCGCGTCCAGCGCGCCGAAAGACCGTGCGATCCGGGACCTCACCTGGGATTACCGCAGCATCGGTGCGATAGAGGAGCCGGACGCCGAAGAGGTGCTTGCCGAAATCGGCGGTTACACGCTCGGCGACAAGAAGAGTCTCTCCGGCTACAAAGAACTCAAGAACGACGGCAGCACCGTCTGTGGCTGCTGGATCTACTGCGGGTGCTACAAGGACGGGACGAACCAGGCGGCGCAGCGCAAACCTGCTAGCGAGCAGAGCTGGGTGGCGCCGGAATGGGGCTGGGCCTGGCCCGCGAACCGTCGCCTTCTCTACAACCGTGCCTCGGCGGACCCGCAGGGACGGCCTTGGTCGGAGCGCAAGAAGTACGTCTGGTGGGACGCGGGAGAGAAGAAGTGGACCGGCGTCGATAACCCGGATTTCATCGTAGGCCGCTCCCCCGATTACCGCCCCGGACCGGACGCGAAGGGGATAGACACCCTCTCCGGCATCGACCCCTTCATCATGCAGGCCGAGGGAAAGGCCTGGCTCTACGACCCGAACGGTCTTCTGGACGGACCCCTGCCGACGCATTACGAGCCCGAGGAGTCGGTGCTCAAGAACCCGCTCTACGGGCAGCAGTGCAACCCGGCGCGCATGGAGTGGATCCGGAAGGAAAATCCCTATCACAAGGCCTGGGGCGACCCCGACTACCCCTTCATCGCCACCACGTATCGACTGACCGAGCACCATACCGCCGGGGGCATGACCCGTTGGGTACCATGGCTTTGCGAGCTTCAGCCGGAGATGTTCGTCGAGGTTTCACCGGAACTGGCAGCGCTGCGCGGGCTGAAAAACGGCGGATGGGCTACGGTCAGCACCGTGCGGGGTGAGATCGAGGCGCGGGTGCTCGTTACCGAGCGGATGCATTCTTTCGTCCAGCAGGGGAGGACGCTCCATACCGTCGGCATCCCGTATCACTGGAGCTGGATCGGCCGTTCCACGGGTGACGCGGCGAACGAGTTGACGGCCTTCGTCGCGGACCCGAACGTGAGCATCGAGGAATCCAAGGCTTTTTCCGTACAGATCGTGGCTGGGAGAAGGTCGCGCAAAAGGCGAGCGGCAGCATCCGGGCCTTTGGTCGACCGCGAGGTTGAAGGGCCTGAGCGCGACCAGCCGGAAGTGCGGGAGAAACCTGCCGGCAAGCACGGCCTGCATGCGGGCAAGACGGAACTCACGGAGGAAGCATGA
- a CDS encoding c-type cytochrome, with protein MKKVVVAIVAALSLSVMAAPAFAAAKVDAKAKFDQHCAACHPKGGNIINPKKTLSKKSLAENGVKSEKDIVAKMRNPGPGMTKFDAKAVPDAEANAIAKYILATFK; from the coding sequence ATGAAGAAAGTTGTCGTTGCTATTGTCGCCGCGTTGTCTCTGTCCGTGATGGCCGCTCCCGCATTTGCTGCAGCGAAGGTGGACGCGAAGGCCAAATTCGATCAGCACTGTGCCGCCTGTCACCCCAAAGGTGGCAACATCATCAACCCGAAAAAGACGCTCAGCAAGAAGTCCCTTGCCGAAAACGGGGTCAAATCCGAGAAGGACATCGTTGCGAAGATGCGCAACCCCGGTCCGGGCATGACCAAGTTCGACGCCAAGGCGGTGCCTGATGCCGAGGCCAACGCCATCGCCAAGTACATCCTTGCCACTTTCAAGTAG
- a CDS encoding phenylacetate--CoA ligase family protein, with amino-acid sequence MQIWDPDYECMPREEIEQLQLERLQATLNRVYKNVTCYRNRFKEMGIVPEDVRSLADLSKLPFTTKEDLRLNYPYGMFAVPLREVVRIHSSSGTTGKPTVVGYTKHDLKVWSGLVSRFMTAAGVNSDDVVQIAFGYGLFTGAFGLHYGSEMIGASVIPMGAGNTEKQIMIMQDYRTTALVSTPSYAVTIAERMEKMGVDPKSLTLKVGLFGGEPWSESMRREIEERLGITATDNYGLSEVIGPGVAGECLCKRGMHISEDHFIAEIIDPDTGAVLPPGSVGELVLTSLTKEAFPMVRYRTRDITSLDYEKCDCGRTFVRMKKTMGRSDDMLIIKGVNVYPSQIEDVLFAIEGCQPHYQLVVDRKGALDTLEIRIEVTENIFFDEMKMQKAFLDKVEKKIDSVLGVGAVVKLVEPNSIPRAEGKASRVIDNRKI; translated from the coding sequence ATGCAGATTTGGGATCCCGATTACGAGTGCATGCCGCGGGAAGAAATCGAGCAGCTTCAACTGGAAAGACTCCAGGCTACTCTGAACCGCGTCTACAAGAACGTCACCTGCTACCGCAACAGGTTCAAAGAGATGGGGATCGTCCCCGAGGATGTACGCTCCCTCGCCGACCTTTCGAAACTCCCTTTCACCACCAAAGAGGACCTGCGCCTGAACTACCCGTACGGCATGTTCGCGGTGCCTTTGCGCGAGGTCGTGCGCATCCATTCCTCGAGCGGCACGACCGGCAAGCCGACCGTCGTGGGGTACACGAAACACGACCTCAAGGTGTGGTCCGGTCTGGTCTCGCGTTTCATGACCGCGGCCGGCGTCAACAGCGACGATGTGGTCCAGATCGCCTTCGGCTACGGGCTCTTCACCGGTGCCTTCGGCCTGCACTACGGCTCCGAGATGATCGGCGCCTCGGTCATCCCGATGGGTGCCGGCAACACCGAGAAGCAGATCATGATCATGCAGGACTACCGCACCACCGCGCTCGTCTCCACGCCGAGCTACGCGGTGACCATCGCCGAGCGCATGGAGAAGATGGGGGTTGACCCGAAAAGCCTCACCCTCAAGGTCGGCCTCTTCGGCGGTGAGCCCTGGTCCGAGTCCATGCGCCGCGAGATCGAGGAGCGTCTCGGCATCACCGCGACCGACAACTACGGACTCTCCGAGGTCATCGGCCCAGGTGTCGCCGGCGAGTGCCTCTGCAAGCGCGGCATGCACATCTCGGAGGACCACTTCATCGCCGAGATCATCGATCCCGATACCGGCGCGGTGCTCCCCCCGGGGAGTGTCGGCGAACTCGTGCTCACCTCGCTCACCAAGGAGGCGTTCCCGATGGTCCGCTACCGGACCCGCGACATCACCTCGCTCGACTACGAGAAGTGCGACTGCGGCAGGACCTTCGTGCGCATGAAAAAGACCATGGGGCGCTCCGACGACATGCTCATCATCAAGGGGGTGAACGTGTATCCCTCGCAGATCGAGGACGTACTGTTCGCCATCGAAGGGTGCCAGCCGCACTACCAGCTGGTCGTCGACAGGAAGGGGGCGCTCGACACCCTGGAGATCCGCATCGAGGTGACCGAGAACATCTTCTTCGATGAGATGAAGATGCAGAAGGCGTTCCTCGACAAGGTCGAGAAGAAGATCGACTCGGTACTCGGCGTCGGCGCCGTGGTGAAACTGGTCGAGCCGAACAGCATCCCGAGGGCTGAAGGCAAAGCCTCCAGGGTGATTGACAACAGGAAAATCTAG
- a CDS encoding ABC transporter ATP-binding protein, protein MLKIKNINAYYGKVHALKNVSLHLKPGEIVTLIGANGAGKTTLLNTLSGIIPTASGEIMLEGRDVVGHTADRIVSLGLSQVPEGRQVFNPLTVEENLELGAYLRFRTRREKGEIAADLEKMFLMFPRLKERRRQAAGTLSGGEQQMLAIGRALMARPRLLLLDEPSMGLAPLVVQDIFKVIERLRAEEGTTILLVEQNARAALKVADRGYVLETGKVILEGKASELLENKDVQRAYLGRDKKEIWER, encoded by the coding sequence ATGCTAAAGATCAAGAACATAAACGCCTACTACGGCAAGGTGCACGCCCTGAAGAACGTGTCGCTGCACCTGAAGCCGGGCGAGATCGTAACGCTCATCGGCGCCAACGGCGCTGGGAAGACGACGCTCCTCAACACCCTTTCCGGCATCATCCCGACCGCGAGCGGCGAGATCATGCTGGAGGGAAGGGATGTCGTGGGGCATACCGCGGACCGCATCGTTTCGCTCGGGCTTTCACAGGTGCCTGAGGGGCGCCAGGTTTTCAACCCGCTCACCGTCGAGGAGAACCTCGAGCTCGGCGCTTATCTTCGTTTTCGTACGAGGAGAGAGAAGGGGGAGATCGCCGCGGACCTGGAGAAGATGTTCCTGATGTTCCCGAGGCTCAAGGAACGCAGGCGCCAGGCGGCCGGGACCCTTTCCGGCGGCGAACAGCAAATGCTCGCCATAGGCCGGGCACTGATGGCGCGCCCGAGGCTTCTTCTGCTGGACGAGCCGTCCATGGGGCTCGCACCCCTGGTCGTGCAGGACATCTTCAAGGTCATCGAACGTCTGAGAGCCGAGGAGGGAACCACCATCCTGCTCGTCGAGCAGAACGCGCGTGCCGCCCTGAAGGTCGCCGACCGCGGTTACGTCCTGGAGACAGGTAAAGTTATTCTTGAAGGAAAGGCATCCGAGTTACTAGAAAACAAGGATGTCCAACGCGCCTACCTTGGCCGTGATAAGAAGGAAATTTGGGAGCGTTGA
- a CDS encoding ABC transporter ATP-binding protein — protein MLSLSGIGKRFGGLTALDGISFEVGKGAITGIIGPNGAGKTTLFNVATGIYPPSCGAVVFDGKDISKLPPEGRARLGLVRTFQNIELFGKMTVLENVMVGLHTQSGSGLFACSFRMPWQMKEERRIRERALELLEFVGIPELADVQAGTLSFGKGRLLEIARAMALEPKLLLMDEPAAGLNSGETADLGDLIKRIRDLGVTVALVEHDMDLVMDICDHLVVLNLGTMLAQGTPREIQDNPAVITAYLGEE, from the coding sequence ATGCTTAGCCTTAGCGGCATAGGCAAGAGGTTCGGCGGGCTCACCGCTCTCGACGGTATCAGTTTCGAGGTAGGAAAGGGGGCCATCACCGGCATCATCGGTCCCAACGGCGCCGGCAAGACAACTCTTTTCAACGTTGCCACCGGGATTTATCCCCCTTCGTGCGGTGCGGTGGTTTTCGATGGGAAGGACATCTCCAAACTCCCGCCGGAAGGACGTGCGCGCCTTGGTCTCGTGCGGACTTTCCAGAACATCGAACTCTTCGGGAAGATGACCGTCCTCGAGAACGTGATGGTCGGGCTGCATACGCAAAGCGGCTCCGGGCTCTTCGCCTGTTCCTTCAGGATGCCCTGGCAGATGAAGGAAGAACGCCGCATCCGCGAGCGGGCTCTTGAGTTGCTCGAGTTCGTCGGCATCCCGGAACTGGCCGATGTGCAGGCGGGAACGCTCTCGTTCGGCAAGGGTCGTTTGCTGGAGATCGCACGCGCCATGGCGCTTGAGCCGAAGCTCTTGCTCATGGACGAGCCTGCTGCCGGACTCAACAGCGGCGAGACCGCGGACCTGGGCGATTTGATCAAGCGTATCCGCGACCTGGGCGTCACCGTGGCCCTGGTCGAGCACGACATGGATCTCGTCATGGACATCTGCGACCATCTCGTTGTGCTGAACTTGGGGACCATGCTGGCGCAAGGGACGCCGCGCGAGATTCAGGATAACCCTGCAGTCATCACGGCTTACCTCGGGGAAGAGTAG
- a CDS encoding branched-chain amino acid ABC transporter permease, with protein sequence MRSDRIKFLAFALVVLLLPLPLSGGYLTNVLIFVGINGVLALGLNLLLGYAGQISLGQAAFFGLGAYGSGVLTTQFGFNPWVAMVVVALCVALFAFALGFPVLRLKGHYLAMATLGVGVIANIAFNETVDLTGGPSGLSGIPNLAIGTLTFDSDLKNYYLVWCFALGMILLSLNLVNSRFGRALRAIHDSEVAARVMGVNARLMKVQVFTLSAVMSAIMGSLYCHVMTFISPTSFGFSFSVEILTMVVIGGLGSVYGSILGALLLTLLPEMLRTFQDYDIIVYGLLLVTMTIYMPGGLVEGIPALFRLIMPTKKGSEVGNA encoded by the coding sequence TTGAGATCCGACAGAATTAAATTCCTCGCTTTCGCCCTTGTGGTGCTGCTTCTACCGCTGCCGTTGTCGGGCGGATACCTCACCAACGTCCTCATCTTCGTCGGGATCAACGGTGTGCTGGCGCTCGGGCTAAACCTCCTGCTCGGTTACGCCGGGCAGATCTCGCTCGGGCAGGCAGCCTTCTTCGGTCTTGGGGCCTACGGCTCGGGGGTGCTCACCACACAGTTCGGCTTCAATCCATGGGTGGCGATGGTCGTGGTCGCCCTGTGCGTCGCTCTTTTCGCCTTCGCCCTCGGTTTCCCGGTACTGCGTCTGAAAGGGCACTACCTCGCCATGGCCACGCTCGGCGTCGGCGTCATCGCAAACATCGCCTTCAACGAGACCGTCGACCTAACCGGCGGCCCCTCCGGGCTTTCCGGCATCCCGAACCTCGCCATCGGCACGCTCACCTTCGACTCGGACCTCAAGAACTACTACCTCGTATGGTGCTTCGCGCTCGGCATGATCCTTCTATCCCTGAACCTCGTCAATTCGCGCTTCGGCAGGGCGCTCAGGGCGATTCACGACTCCGAGGTGGCGGCGCGCGTCATGGGGGTGAACGCAAGGCTCATGAAGGTACAGGTCTTCACGCTCTCCGCGGTCATGTCCGCCATCATGGGGAGCCTTTACTGCCATGTCATGACCTTCATCTCGCCGACGTCCTTTGGGTTCAGCTTTTCCGTCGAGATCCTCACCATGGTGGTCATCGGCGGCCTGGGAAGCGTCTACGGCTCCATCCTCGGGGCGCTTCTGCTCACCCTGCTCCCGGAGATGCTGCGCACCTTCCAGGACTACGACATCATCGTGTACGGTCTGCTGCTCGTGACCATGACCATCTACATGCCGGGCGGGCTGGTCGAAGGAATCCCTGCGCTTTTCAGGCTCATCATGCCGACGAAGAAAGGCTCGGAGGTGGGTAATGCTTAG
- a CDS encoding branched-chain amino acid ABC transporter permease, giving the protein MELLNQVTQFVISGLATGSIYALIGLSFAIIFNSTGIINFAQGEFVMLGGVLTIFSLNVLQLPLAAAIVAAVAVTTVIGILFERLAIRPLKNATPLALIIITIGMSILIRGVVMLLWGKDTQALPAFSGTDPITVAGATLLPQHLWIFGVTVMVIVGCRLFFNHTISGKAMRACSFNRRAANLVGISVGRMVLFSFVISAAVGSLAGVIIAPLTMTAYDVGVMLGLKGFCAAIMGGMGSGLGTVLGGLILGTLESLGAGLISSGYKDAIAFFILLLILFIRPQGLFKKGETERV; this is encoded by the coding sequence ATGGAGCTTCTAAACCAGGTAACGCAGTTCGTCATATCGGGGCTCGCCACCGGTTCCATCTATGCCCTGATCGGACTCAGCTTCGCCATCATCTTCAACTCGACAGGGATCATCAACTTCGCCCAGGGTGAGTTCGTCATGCTGGGCGGGGTGCTGACCATCTTTTCGCTGAACGTGCTGCAATTGCCGCTTGCGGCGGCCATCGTGGCCGCCGTCGCGGTGACCACCGTAATAGGCATTCTCTTCGAGCGGCTGGCGATCCGGCCGCTCAAGAACGCGACGCCGCTTGCTCTCATCATCATAACCATCGGCATGAGCATCCTCATCCGCGGTGTGGTCATGCTCCTTTGGGGAAAAGACACCCAGGCGCTACCGGCCTTTTCCGGGACCGACCCCATCACTGTCGCCGGAGCGACGCTTTTGCCGCAGCATCTTTGGATCTTCGGCGTCACCGTGATGGTCATTGTGGGCTGCCGCCTTTTCTTCAACCACACCATCAGCGGCAAGGCGATGCGCGCCTGTTCCTTCAACCGCCGCGCCGCGAACCTCGTCGGCATCAGTGTCGGGCGCATGGTGCTCTTTTCCTTCGTGATCAGCGCTGCGGTCGGCTCTCTGGCGGGCGTAATCATCGCGCCCCTCACCATGACCGCTTACGACGTGGGGGTGATGCTCGGCCTCAAGGGGTTTTGCGCCGCGATCATGGGAGGTATGGGGAGCGGTCTCGGGACGGTTTTGGGTGGGCTCATCCTCGGCACCCTGGAGTCCCTCGGTGCAGGGCTCATTTCTTCGGGCTACAAAGACGCCATCGCGTTTTTTATCCTGCTCCTGATCCTCTTCATCCGTCCGCAGGGGCTTTTCAAGAAGGGCGAAACCGAGCGGGTGTAA
- a CDS encoding ABC transporter substrate-binding protein: protein MKKLVSTAFASLALFCMSTAALAAPPIKIGALFAVTGPASFLGEPERNTAQMVVDEINKAGGVKGRKLELITYDTGGDATKAVQLANKLVKNDQVVAIIGPSTTGDTMAVIPVVEKAQVPLISCSAGIKITEPVKKWVFKTAQNDTLAVARIYEQLKKEKKSKVAILTVSDSFGSSGREQLKAQAKHFGIQIVSDDTYGPKDTDMTPQLTKIKSAKPDAIICWGTNPGPAVIARNAKQLGLAIPLYMSHGVSSKKFIELAGDAAEGIRLPSGKVLVADLLPKSDKQKGSLLAFIKDYQNHYRAEGDHFGGHAWDAMMLLKGAIERGGDTPAGIRNALEATRNFAGIGGVFSYSAKDHAGLTKDAFTLVEVRKKDWVLVK, encoded by the coding sequence GTGAAAAAACTGGTCTCGACTGCTTTCGCTTCGCTTGCGTTGTTTTGTATGTCCACCGCCGCCCTGGCGGCTCCTCCGATCAAGATCGGTGCGCTCTTCGCCGTGACCGGCCCGGCGTCGTTTCTCGGTGAACCCGAGCGCAATACCGCCCAGATGGTGGTCGACGAGATCAACAAGGCAGGCGGTGTGAAGGGGCGCAAGCTCGAATTGATCACCTACGACACGGGCGGGGACGCCACCAAGGCGGTTCAGCTAGCCAACAAGCTGGTGAAGAACGACCAGGTTGTCGCCATCATCGGCCCGAGCACCACCGGCGACACGATGGCGGTCATCCCGGTCGTCGAAAAGGCGCAGGTGCCGCTCATCTCCTGCTCGGCAGGCATCAAGATCACCGAACCGGTGAAGAAATGGGTCTTCAAGACCGCCCAGAACGACACCCTCGCCGTCGCGCGCATCTATGAGCAGCTGAAGAAGGAGAAAAAGAGCAAGGTCGCCATCCTTACCGTCTCCGACTCCTTCGGCTCCTCCGGGCGCGAGCAGCTTAAGGCGCAGGCCAAGCATTTCGGCATCCAGATCGTCTCCGATGACACCTACGGTCCGAAAGATACCGACATGACGCCGCAGCTCACCAAGATCAAGTCGGCCAAGCCCGACGCCATCATCTGCTGGGGCACCAATCCCGGTCCCGCGGTCATCGCCAGGAACGCGAAGCAGCTCGGGCTTGCCATCCCGCTCTACATGAGCCACGGCGTATCCTCCAAGAAGTTCATCGAGCTTGCCGGCGACGCGGCTGAGGGTATCAGGCTTCCTTCCGGGAAAGTCCTCGTCGCAGACCTCCTGCCTAAGAGCGACAAGCAGAAGGGATCTCTCCTCGCCTTCATCAAGGACTACCAGAACCACTACAGGGCCGAAGGCGACCACTTCGGCGGGCACGCGTGGGACGCCATGATGCTTCTGAAGGGCGCCATCGAGAGGGGGGGCGACACCCCCGCCGGCATCCGCAACGCGCTGGAAGCGACCCGCAACTTCGCCGGCATCGGCGGCGTGTTCAGCTACTCGGCCAAGGATCACGCAGGGCTTACCAAGGATGCCTTCACCCTGGTAGAGGTCCGGAAGAAAGACTGGGTTTTGGTCAAGTAA
- a CDS encoding ABC transporter substrate-binding protein: MRKMLAVISITMLLLTTATAVFAAGTIKIGGLFAVTGPASFLGEPEKKTLELLANELNAKGGINGSKVEVVVYDTGGDATKAVQLANKLIKNDKVVAIVGPSTTGESMAVIPIAEKEQVPLISCAAGIKITEPVKKWVFKTPANDHVAAEKILIQAEKLKQKNIALITVSDSFGSSGREQLKQMAAKRGFKIVADEVYSPKDTDMTPQLTKIKAAKPDAIICWGTNPGPAIITRNIQQLGIKTQVYQSHGVASKKYIELATPQASEGIMLPAGKLAVFDLLKSSDPQAKLLKDYNTSFKKSYGVEASTFGGYAYDGFQLILAAVKKGATTPAQIRDGIEKNGRLVGVSGIFKMTPADHNGLDLGAFEMVRIVKGDWVIVK, from the coding sequence ATGAGAAAGATGCTTGCTGTAATCAGTATCACCATGCTGCTTCTGACCACCGCCACTGCGGTATTTGCCGCGGGCACCATCAAGATCGGCGGACTCTTCGCCGTCACCGGCCCAGCCTCCTTCCTCGGTGAACCAGAAAAGAAGACCCTTGAACTCCTTGCAAACGAACTCAACGCCAAAGGCGGCATCAACGGCTCCAAGGTCGAGGTTGTCGTCTACGATACCGGCGGCGATGCCACCAAGGCGGTGCAACTCGCCAACAAACTGATCAAGAACGACAAGGTCGTCGCCATCGTCGGTCCCAGCACCACAGGCGAGTCCATGGCGGTCATCCCCATCGCGGAGAAGGAGCAGGTACCGCTCATCTCCTGTGCCGCCGGGATCAAGATCACCGAACCGGTGAAGAAATGGGTCTTCAAGACCCCGGCTAACGACCACGTCGCTGCGGAAAAGATCCTCATCCAGGCTGAAAAACTGAAACAGAAAAACATCGCGCTCATCACCGTTTCCGATTCCTTCGGCTCTTCCGGACGCGAGCAGCTGAAGCAGATGGCGGCCAAGCGCGGCTTCAAGATCGTGGCCGACGAGGTGTACTCGCCTAAGGACACCGACATGACGCCGCAGCTCACCAAGATCAAGGCGGCCAAGCCGGACGCCATCATCTGCTGGGGAACGAACCCCGGCCCCGCCATCATCACCAGGAACATCCAGCAACTCGGCATCAAAACCCAGGTCTACCAGAGCCACGGCGTTGCTTCGAAGAAGTACATCGAACTGGCGACTCCGCAGGCATCCGAAGGGATCATGCTCCCGGCAGGCAAGCTTGCCGTCTTCGATCTGCTGAAAAGCAGCGATCCGCAGGCGAAACTGCTCAAGGACTACAACACCTCGTTTAAGAAAAGCTACGGCGTCGAGGCTTCCACTTTCGGCGGATATGCCTATGACGGGTTCCAGCTTATCCTGGCCGCTGTGAAGAAGGGCGCAACCACCCCGGCGCAGATCCGCGACGGCATCGAGAAAAACGGTCGCCTGGTCGGGGTGTCCGGCATCTTCAAGATGACGCCGGCCGACCACAACGGGCTCGACCTCGGTGCTTTCGAGATGGTGCGTATCGTCAAGGGTGACTGGGTAATCGTGAAATAA